Within the Pseudomonas oryzae genome, the region TCACGCCGACGCCGCTGGTGGCGAGGAACTCGGCCGAGGGGTTGAACGAGGTGCCGTAGGCGACGTAGATGCGCCCGTTGTCGGCCGGCTTGTACACCAGGCCGGCACGGCCGCTGAGCTGCTCGTCGCTGGTATCCAGGTCGGTGACGGTGCCGGCCGGCAGCGCGGTGTTGCGGTACTCGCCGTCGAGCCAGTCGTAGCGCAGGCCGAGGCTCAGGTCCCACTTCGGATCGAGGGCGATGGTGTCGAAGACGTAGAGCGCCTTGGTGTCCAAGGTGGTTGCGGTGTCAGCGGTACGGGTCTTGTCGACCGGGCCACTCCAGTAGCCTGGCGGGTTGCTCAGGTCATAGCCGTCGGCCGGATAGAGTGCGGTGCCCAGGCCGTGGTTGTAGGTGATGCGCTCGTAGTCCTCGCGGGAGATTTCCGCACCGGTGACCAGGGTGTGGCCCAGGCCGAAGGTGTCGAAGTAGGCGGTCAGGTTGGTCTGGTTGATCCACATGTCGGTGGTGACGTCGCGGCCGTAGGCCTGCGGGCCGGCCGGCTTGTAGTTGCCGGCGCTGACCCCGCTGACGTTGACGTGGGACGCGGAGACCACGGTGTCGCGGTCGATGCGGCTGTAGCGGGTCAGGTTCTGCAGGCTCAGGCTGTCGCTGAACTCGTGCTCCAGCTTGACGCTGAAGGCGTCGCTCTCCACCTCGTCCTTGTCGAGGTTCTTCCAGCCGAAGTAGGCCTCGCGGTCGACGCCGGCGAGCTTCTTGCCGTCGCGGGCCGGCACGCCGTAGTCGGGCAGGTTGTCGTCGGTCTGGTGGAAGTAGCTCAGGGTGAGGCGGGTGGCGTCGCTCAGGCCGAGGGCCAGGGACGGGGCGATGCCCCAGCGCTGGCGGTCGATCTCGTCGCGGCCCGGCACGTCGTTCTCGTGGGCCATCAGGTTGAGGCGGAAGGCGCTGTCGGTGCCGACGCCGTCCAGGGTCTGGTTGGTGTCCAGGGTCAGGCGCTTGTAGTTGTCGGTGCCGAGGCTGGCGCCGAGCCGGGTGAAGTCGCGCTGGCGCGGCTGCTTGCTGACCTGGTTGATGCTGCCGCCGGTGGTGCCGCTGCCGCCGAACACCGAGTTGGGGCCCTTGATCACCTCGACAGCCTCGATGTTGAAGGTGTCGGTGCGGTTGGTCTGCGCACTGTCGCGCAGGCCGTCGATCTGCATGTTGGCGTTGGCGCTGAAGCCGCGGATGTTGATGCTGTCCCCGGAGCCGCCGCCGCCCTCGCCGGCGTTGAAGGTGATACCGGAGACGTTGGACAGCACCTGGCGCAGGCTCAGAGCCTGCTGCTCCTCGATCACCTGCTGCGGCACCACGCTGATGGTCTGTGGCGTGTCCAGCAGCGGTGCGGTGTATTTCGGCGAGGACACCGACTCGGTCTTGTAGCCGCTGCCCTGCTCGCCCTGCACGCTGACGCTGTCTAGCTGCAGGGCACCCTGCTCCTCCGCCAGGGCA harbors:
- a CDS encoding TonB-dependent receptor; translated protein: MRAFIKASSRQPQRLLASAVGLAVASLAIPALAEEQGALQLDSVSVQGEQGSGYKTESVSSPKYTAPLLDTPQTISVVPQQVIEEQQALSLRQVLSNVSGITFNAGEGGGGSGDSINIRGFSANANMQIDGLRDSAQTNRTDTFNIEAVEVIKGPNSVFGGSGTTGGSINQVSKQPRQRDFTRLGASLGTDNYKRLTLDTNQTLDGVGTDSAFRLNLMAHENDVPGRDEIDRQRWGIAPSLALGLSDATRLTLSYFHQTDDNLPDYGVPARDGKKLAGVDREAYFGWKNLDKDEVESDAFSVKLEHEFSDSLSLQNLTRYSRIDRDTVVSASHVNVSGVSAGNYKPAGPQAYGRDVTTDMWINQTNLTAYFDTFGLGHTLVTGAEISREDYERITYNHGLGTALYPADGYDLSNPPGYWSGPVDKTRTADTATTLDTKALYVFDTIALDPKWDLSLGLRYDWLDGEYRNTALPAGTVTDLDTSDEQLSGRAGLVYKPADNGRIYVAYGTSFNPSAEFLATSGVGVSATTADLSPEKNETWELGTKWELLGGRLQLDGALFRVEKTDAREELADGSYVLAGEQRVQGVELGVTGKISEQWNVYANYTFLDSETLKSLSDPSREGQALGNTPPRSLNLWTTYELPAGWTLGYGARYVSERNVTSTDTAKLDDYWLHNAMVGYRVSRNLDLQLNVNNLFDEDYVERVRQNPGTDARSSAIEYGDARAAILSANYSF